One Candidatus Nitronauta litoralis genomic window, TACCGGAATCACAGGTGTGATTCACGCTGATGGATCCATTCACCAGGCCACCGGATTGTTTAAAGAGGAAGTGGTCGTCGATGCCATTGCTCCCCGCGCAGGACACCCTTCTTTTTATTCCACCGTTGGCGATGCTTTCGCTTTCCTCTGTATCGCCTTTACCTTTGTCGTCGGGTTCTTAGCAAGAATGAGAGCCTGATTTTAAAAACTGCGCCATCAATCCTTTGGTCAATAAGCGACTTGACCCTTTTATTAAAACTCCTTTTAATTTGGAGACTTGTTGCCCCTTGGTGTAAATCTCATTGCAGTTTTACACAAGACAATAAGAAGATCCGGGCGAATTTCCTCCAGGTCTAGTTTTACAAATCTTGTATACGCAAAAGTCGCATATTGAATTTTTAAGAACAAGGGCCTCACCATAAGTCACCGGCGTTCGATGTGTTGCGCAGAGTGAAAAACTTTGCCTTCTCAATACCACTTCTACTAGTTGCTTTGGAGGGTTTGAAACGGTCTTACTAAAAAACAGAATGTCCGCTGCCTTAGCAGCCGAAATCAAAATTAGAGGTTCTGGAAATTTCGCCAATTGGTGTTGAAATTCAATTTTCTAAACATTTGAAAATTATTGATGCATTGGATTCCAAAATGCTTACAAACATCTGGCACTTTTCGGTTCGCACCCTGTTTTTTAGGCTTTGATACCTCGGTGGTAACAATACAACGATTTTCTAAATCTTTCAGGGCATAAGATAATAGAAATGGATCGCGACCAATTTTACTAATTTCATCATCTGTTGGATTGGCTACATAGCCACCATAGGTAATACGAGCTACCAAATCTTGCTCTGCTTCTTCTCTAAAAAACAGTGCTTCCCGAACATCTGGTATCTCAGCCCAGATTGCAAGCTCGTCTTTCTTTCCATCTTTATCTTTTGTGTCCGAAAACTCTTCGTAAACCTCCATTGGAATTTTTATATTATCCTGTTGACCATTAAAGACAAGCCACTCCCAAAATTCGGGAACACTTCCTATTGGGTAGTAATCCCGCTTAGCGTCTATCAGTGTGTTTGCGTCTAAGAGATATAACAATCCA contains:
- a CDS encoding DUF4411 family protein, which translates into the protein MLYLLDANTLIDAKRDYYPIGSVPEFWEWLVFNGQQDNIKIPMEVYEEFSDTKDKDGKKDELAIWAEIPDVREALFFREEAEQDLVARITYGGYVANPTDDEISKIGRDPFLLSYALKDLENRCIVTTEVSKPKKQGANRKVPDVCKHFGIQCINNFQMFRKLNFNTNWRNFQNL